TATGACGATACCCAGGAAAGATGCCGGTTATCGTCCCGTAAGCGACAGAATATATGACTACAGCGAGGTAGAACAGACCCTCAACAGGGAAGACCGTAAGTTGCAGGCAGCACGCTGTATGGACTGCGGTATCCCGTTCTGCCACTGGGCTTGTCCTCTTGGCAACAAAATGCCCGAATGGCAGGATCATATTTATAAAGGCGAATGGAAAAAGGGGGTGGACGTGTTACAGGAGACCAATAACTTCCCCGAATTTACCGGCCGGGTTTGTCCCGCCCCCTGCGAAAAATCATGCGTACTGGCGCTGCACGAGGCGCCGGTCACCATCCGTGAGAATGAAGCTTCTGTCACCGAAGTAGCGTTCAGGGAAGGGATGATCAAAGCCCATCCGCCGAAGCGGAGGACTGGCAAGAAAGTAGCTGTTATCGGCTCCGGTCCGGCTGGACTGGCTGCTGCCCAGCAACTGAACCGGAAAGGACATTCTGTCACCGTCTTCGAGAAGGATCACAGCCCGGGCGGACTGCTCAGATATGGCATTCCTAACTTCAAACTGGCCAAACAGGTGATCGACCGCCGACTGGCACTGCTGATTGAAGAAGGTATTGAATTCAGAACCAATACAGAGGTAGGGAAAGATATCTCCGGGGCAGAGATCATGAAGGAGTACGATGCCATTTGTCTGGCTGTCGGTGCCGGACAACCAAGAAATATCACACCTGAAGGACGTGACCTGAAAGGGATCCACTTTGCCATGGATTTCCTTTCACAACAGATCCGTATCCTGCAGAAAGAAGAGCCCGATACTGCCGAACAAATATCGGCCAAAGGGAAGCATGTGCTGGTGATCGGTGGGGGCGATACCGGCTCCGACTGCGTGGGTACATCGATACGACAGGATGCTTTAAGCGTGACGCAGATCGAGATTATGCCCAAACCACCCGTGGGACATAATCCGGCGACTCCGTGGCCAAGTCCCTATCCACAGGTGTTAAAGACCTCGTCATCGCATGAGGAGGGTTGTGAGCGGCGTTGGCAATTGAACACATTGAAGTTCAGCGGAGAAAACGGACAAGTAAAAGAGGCATTGGTAGAAGAGGTGAGTTGGGAAAAAGACAGCAACGGCCGTTTCAGTATGGTACCGACCGGTAAAAAGGAGGTATTGAAAGCCGATCTGGTATTGCTGGCACTCGGCTTTGTCCACCCGGTACAGGAAGGTTTACTGAATGAATTAGGCGTCAATTACGATGTCCGGGGGAATGTGGCAGTCGACAAGCAACACCTTAGCTCTGTTGATAAAGTTTTCGCCACCGGTGATGCCGTGATGGGCGCCAGCCTTGTAGTGAAAGCCATCGCATCGGGCAGAAAAACGGCGGAGAATATTCATAAAATGCTTATGCCGCAAGAGAACAGTCTGTTTTCCATATCACCGGCAGCCTCCCTTTTATCGCGATAATATCCATTATTCAATCACCAAAAACAAGAAATAACATGTGTGGAATAGTTTGCACATTTAATATAAAAAAATCCGAAGAAGAGTTACGTCCGCAATTACTGAAAATGTCACGGAAATTACGCCACCGCGGGCCTGACTGGTCGGGTATCTTCTCCTCCGACAAAGCGGTCATGGCGCACGAACGCCTCTCGATCATCGATCCCGCATCAGGCAATCAGCCTCTTTACAGCAAAGACGGTAAATTAGTGCTGGCTGTAAACGGTGAGATATACAACCACCGTGAGATCCGGAAGCAATATGAGGGCAAGTATGATTTCCTTACCCAATCCGATTGTGAAGTGATCCTTGCGCTGTACCGGGACAAGGGAACCGGTTTTCTGGATGACCTGAACGGCATCTTTGCCTTTGCCTTGTACGACATCGAAAAGGATGCTTTCCTTATTGGAAGGGATCACATCGGTATCATCCCTCTTTATCAGGGATGGGATCAGGATGGAGCCTATTATGTGGCATCAGAACTAAAAGCACTGGAAGGGTACTGCAATAGTATTGAAGAATTTCCTCCCGGACATTACTTTTACAGTAGTGATAACCAGTTCCGGCAGTGGTACTCCCGTGAGTGGACGGAATATGATAATGTGAAAGAGAATGTTTCCGATGTACAACTTCTTAAACAGGCGTTGGAAGATGCCGTTCAACGCCAGATGATGAGCGATGTGCCTTACGGGGTATTGCTTTCAGGAGGACTGGACTCCTCCATCATCTCCGCCATCGCTAAAAAATTCTCTGCTAAACGGGTGGAAACTGACAACAGCGAGGATGCCTGGTGGCCGCAACTACACTCTTTTGCCATCGGACTGGAAGGATCACCCGACCTGGCGGCCGCCAGAAAAGTGGCAAACCATATCGGGTCGGTCCATCATGAAATAAATTACACTATTCAGGAAGGGATTGATGCTATTCGCGATGTGATCTACCATATCGAGACCTATGACGTGACGACAGTCCGCGCGAGTACGCCGATGTACCTCATTGCACGTTTTATTAAATCGATGGGAGTAAAGATGGTGCTTTCCGGCGAGGGTGCCGACGAGATCTTCGGAGGATATCTTTATTTCCACAAAGCCCCCAATGCTGAAGAATTCCATAAGGAGACTGTCCGGAAATTGAGTAAACTGCACCAGTACGACTGCCTGCGGGCCAATAAATCGCTGGCATCGTGGGGAGTGGAAGGGCGTGTACCCTTCCTCGACAAAGAATTTATAGATATAGCCATGCGCCTCAATCCGAAAGACAAAATGGCAGGGAACGGTAAGATTGAAAAACATATCCTTCGTCAGGCATTTCAGAATTATCTGCCTGAAGAAGTGACCTGGCGGCAGAAAGAGCAGTTCTCCGATGGTGTTGGATATGGCTGGATCGATACTTTAAAAGAGATAGCAGCACATGAGGTAACGGACGAACAGATGGCCAATGTACATCATCGCTTTCCCATCAATCCGCCATTAACAAAAGAAGAATATATGTACCGCTGCATCTACTCCGAACTGTTCCCGTCGGACAGCGCCGCCCGGTGCGTTCCGTCCGTCCCGTCGGTAGCATGCAGCACACCGGTCGCTCTGGAATGGGACGAACAATTCAAGAAAAATGCCGACCCCTCAGGAAGAGCGGTCGGCCAGGTACATGAGCATGGGTATCAGCAGACGTATATTGATCAGTAAGAGTACGCCCCCTTACGGGATACCCGGCTTGATGTCTTCTCCCAAGGATTAAACATATTCATCTCCATAACGGAATTTCACATCCGTCACGAAGTGTTTGATCCGCTGTTCCTCACTTTTCTTACAAATCATCAGGACATTGTCCGACTCGGCGACGATATAACCGTCAAGACCCTGTAAGACGACCAGTTTGTCTTCACTCATCGCGACGACATTATCGTTACTCTCTACAAACAGGGACTTGCAGTGCAGGCTGGCATTGCTTTCCCCATCCTTATCCGAGATTTCATGCAGGGCGCCCCAGGTTCCCAGGTCGCTCCACCCGAAGTTGGAGATGTTCACATATACGTTATCCGCTTTCTCCAGGATACCATAATCGATGGATATATTAGGACAAAACGGGAAACTCGCATCGACAAACTTTTTCTCGTCGGGCGTGTTAAACACCTCTTTTCCCTCGCTGAACTTCTGGTTGATATCCGGAAGGTACTTTTTAAAAGCATCCAGGATGGTGTTTACATTCCACAGGAAAATACCCGAGTTCCATACAAACTCACCGCTGTCGACAAATTTCTTGGCCAGTTCCAAATTAGGTTTTTCGGTAAACGCCTTCACCTTATGTATTCCACCCGTCTCCTCCTCATTCACCTGAATATAGCCATAGCCTGTTTCGGGACGACTGGGTTTAATTCCGAGCGTAAGTAAGACCGGATTACTGTTTACAAAATCCAGCCCCTTTTGAATATCAGCCACGAACTCGTCAGTATTCATGATCAGGTGATCCGACGGAGCGACGACTATATTCGCGTTGGGATCGATCGCGTTTATCCTGAAAGAAGCGTAAGCAATGGCAGGAGCGGTATTTCGTCTGATCGGCTCCAGCAAGAGCTGGTTATCTTTCAGTTCGGGCAACTGCTTTTTCGTCATTTCAGCGTATGCATCGTTCGTCACAATGTATATGTTCTCTGCCGGAACTATTTGTTTGAACCGGTCAAAAGTACTTTGCAGCAACGACCGTCCTGTTCCGAAGAAATCAAGAAACTGTTTGGGTTTTCCCTCTTTACTGAAGGGC
This window of the Proteiniphilum saccharofermentans genome carries:
- a CDS encoding mannose-1-phosphate guanylyltransferase, which encodes MRNNHNYCVIMSGGVGSRFWPFSKEGKPKQFLDFFGTGRSLLQSTFDRFKQIVPAENIYIVTNDAYAEMTKKQLPELKDNQLLLEPIRRNTAPAIAYASFRINAIDPNANIVVAPSDHLIMNTDEFVADIQKGLDFVNSNPVLLTLGIKPSRPETGYGYIQVNEEETGGIHKVKAFTEKPNLELAKKFVDSGEFVWNSGIFLWNVNTILDAFKKYLPDINQKFSEGKEVFNTPDEKKFVDASFPFCPNISIDYGILEKADNVYVNISNFGWSDLGTWGALHEISDKDGESNASLHCKSLFVESNDNVVAMSEDKLVVLQGLDGYIVAESDNVLMICKKSEEQRIKHFVTDVKFRYGDEYV
- a CDS encoding glutamate synthase subunit beta — encoded protein: MGNPKAFMTIPRKDAGYRPVSDRIYDYSEVEQTLNREDRKLQAARCMDCGIPFCHWACPLGNKMPEWQDHIYKGEWKKGVDVLQETNNFPEFTGRVCPAPCEKSCVLALHEAPVTIRENEASVTEVAFREGMIKAHPPKRRTGKKVAVIGSGPAGLAAAQQLNRKGHSVTVFEKDHSPGGLLRYGIPNFKLAKQVIDRRLALLIEEGIEFRTNTEVGKDISGAEIMKEYDAICLAVGAGQPRNITPEGRDLKGIHFAMDFLSQQIRILQKEEPDTAEQISAKGKHVLVIGGGDTGSDCVGTSIRQDALSVTQIEIMPKPPVGHNPATPWPSPYPQVLKTSSSHEEGCERRWQLNTLKFSGENGQVKEALVEEVSWEKDSNGRFSMVPTGKKEVLKADLVLLALGFVHPVQEGLLNELGVNYDVRGNVAVDKQHLSSVDKVFATGDAVMGASLVVKAIASGRKTAENIHKMLMPQENSLFSISPAASLLSR
- the asnB gene encoding asparagine synthase B — protein: MCGIVCTFNIKKSEEELRPQLLKMSRKLRHRGPDWSGIFSSDKAVMAHERLSIIDPASGNQPLYSKDGKLVLAVNGEIYNHREIRKQYEGKYDFLTQSDCEVILALYRDKGTGFLDDLNGIFAFALYDIEKDAFLIGRDHIGIIPLYQGWDQDGAYYVASELKALEGYCNSIEEFPPGHYFYSSDNQFRQWYSREWTEYDNVKENVSDVQLLKQALEDAVQRQMMSDVPYGVLLSGGLDSSIISAIAKKFSAKRVETDNSEDAWWPQLHSFAIGLEGSPDLAAARKVANHIGSVHHEINYTIQEGIDAIRDVIYHIETYDVTTVRASTPMYLIARFIKSMGVKMVLSGEGADEIFGGYLYFHKAPNAEEFHKETVRKLSKLHQYDCLRANKSLASWGVEGRVPFLDKEFIDIAMRLNPKDKMAGNGKIEKHILRQAFQNYLPEEVTWRQKEQFSDGVGYGWIDTLKEIAAHEVTDEQMANVHHRFPINPPLTKEEYMYRCIYSELFPSDSAARCVPSVPSVACSTPVALEWDEQFKKNADPSGRAVGQVHEHGYQQTYIDQ